In Shouchella patagoniensis, the following are encoded in one genomic region:
- a CDS encoding D-alanyl-D-alanine carboxypeptidase family protein, giving the protein MRNKTILILLVGLLFFVHINYAGAKENVPFAVSGQGAILMEQESGRVLYGKNEHQPLKIASITKIMTAILAIESGKLDETVVVSKGAEGTEGSSLYLVAGEKLTLEDLVYGLMLRSGNDAAMAIAEYVGGSAEGFVYLMNQKAEEIGMSNTLFRNPHGLDTHPDHLSTAFDMALLTRYAMENERYKKVSSTKDYRTKGDYVRVFHNKNRLLTEKYTYSTGGKTGYTKLAKRTLVSTASKDGLDLITVTLNDSNDWDDHMNLFNWGFDHFEIKTLVESGKLTSKTDVFYEGKLNVPHTVKFPLSKQESNELHSSLTLIEPPQNGMFTSTQLTEPVGKLSFTINGEEIESTPLYYDKPQVEEKTFLQKMKQLFSFIAGVNPS; this is encoded by the coding sequence ATGAGAAATAAAACGATACTAATTCTATTGGTCGGCTTATTGTTTTTTGTTCATATTAATTACGCGGGTGCAAAAGAAAATGTGCCTTTTGCTGTTTCTGGACAAGGGGCAATCTTAATGGAACAGGAATCAGGTAGGGTTCTGTACGGAAAAAATGAGCATCAACCATTGAAGATAGCGAGTATCACAAAAATAATGACAGCTATTTTAGCAATTGAGTCTGGCAAACTAGATGAAACAGTTGTTGTATCCAAAGGAGCAGAAGGGACAGAAGGCTCATCACTGTATTTGGTAGCGGGCGAAAAACTTACGCTTGAAGATCTTGTTTATGGACTAATGCTCCGTAGTGGAAATGATGCTGCAATGGCAATAGCTGAATATGTAGGCGGTAGTGCTGAAGGTTTTGTTTATTTAATGAACCAGAAAGCTGAAGAAATAGGAATGTCTAATACGTTGTTTCGAAATCCACATGGCTTGGATACGCATCCTGATCACTTATCCACTGCTTTTGATATGGCTTTGTTAACAAGGTATGCAATGGAGAATGAAAGATATAAAAAAGTGTCTTCCACAAAGGATTATCGGACAAAAGGAGACTATGTCCGTGTTTTCCATAATAAGAACAGATTATTAACAGAGAAATATACGTATTCAACTGGTGGGAAAACAGGTTATACAAAACTGGCAAAACGAACGCTTGTTTCGACTGCCTCGAAGGATGGTCTTGATTTAATAACGGTTACGTTAAATGACTCAAATGATTGGGATGATCATATGAACTTATTTAACTGGGGGTTTGATCATTTTGAAATAAAAACGCTCGTTGAATCTGGCAAATTAACGAGCAAAACAGATGTTTTTTATGAAGGGAAACTGAACGTTCCTCACACGGTAAAGTTTCCATTATCAAAACAAGAAAGCAACGAATTACATTCTTCTTTAACATTAATAGAGCCGCCTCAAAATGGAATGTTTACTTCTACACAACTAACTGAACCTGTCGGGAAATTGTCGTTTACGATTAATGGAGAGGAGATTGAAAGTACGCCACTTTATTATGATAAACCCCAAGTGGAGGAAAAGACATTTTTGCAAAAAATGAAGCAGCTCTTCTCATTTATTGCTGGAGTTAATCCGTCATGA
- a CDS encoding DUF421 domain-containing protein, which translates to MATDITIVLIRILTIFPLVLFLSMMMGKRAIGEMPIFDFLIILSLSSVVGADIADPDINHIPTITAIFAITILQRIVSTLSIRFRTFGKWITFEPTVVIEDGKFLVKNIRSIRYSVDDILQLLRTKGAFNVQDVELAIIEANGEISILKKPAKDTPTASQLSISTPMQADITFPLIIDGVVSKEMLDYVGLNEKTLRTQLEAKGVIQLEEVFLCTMTRGGNITLSYQTDGSRISPIQH; encoded by the coding sequence ATGGCTACGGATATTACAATTGTCCTCATTCGGATTTTAACGATTTTTCCGCTTGTATTGTTTCTTTCAATGATGATGGGAAAACGAGCCATTGGAGAAATGCCTATTTTTGACTTTCTTATTATTTTGTCTTTATCATCTGTAGTAGGAGCAGACATCGCCGACCCTGACATCAACCATATTCCTACAATTACTGCCATTTTTGCGATAACCATTCTCCAACGAATTGTGTCGACGTTATCCATTCGTTTTCGTACTTTTGGAAAGTGGATTACTTTTGAACCGACTGTGGTCATTGAAGATGGCAAATTTCTCGTGAAAAATATCCGTTCCATTCGTTATTCAGTTGATGATATTCTTCAATTACTTCGTACTAAAGGGGCGTTTAATGTTCAAGATGTAGAACTTGCTATTATCGAGGCAAATGGTGAAATAAGTATATTAAAAAAACCAGCAAAAGATACACCGACGGCAAGCCAACTTTCTATTTCAACACCGATGCAAGCCGACATTACTTTCCCTCTTATTATTGATGGAGTTGTTTCAAAAGAAATGCTTGACTATGTTGGTTTAAACGAAAAAACCCTTCGCACTCAATTAGAGGCAAAAGGGGTCATTCAGCTCGAAGAAGTTTTTCTTTGCACAATGACAAGAGGTGGCAACATTACATTGTCTTATCAAACAGACGGATCTCGGATTTCACCGATTCAACATTAA
- the spoVAE gene encoding stage V sporulation protein AE has translation MIFLWAFLIGGAICVIGQLLMDVGKLTPAHTMATLVVSGAVLSGFGLYEPLVDFAGAGATVPITSFGHSLVQGAMEEAAQVGLIGIITGIFEITSAGISAAIIFGFLASLAFKPKG, from the coding sequence ATGATTTTTCTATGGGCCTTTCTTATTGGTGGGGCAATTTGCGTAATTGGACAGCTTTTAATGGATGTTGGTAAGCTAACACCTGCACATACGATGGCTACATTGGTAGTTAGTGGGGCGGTATTAAGCGGATTTGGATTGTATGAACCGCTTGTTGATTTTGCAGGAGCGGGAGCAACCGTACCAATTACGAGCTTTGGCCATTCCCTCGTGCAAGGCGCGATGGAAGAAGCAGCACAAGTTGGTTTAATTGGGATCATCACAGGGATTTTTGAGATTACGAGCGCAGGTATATCTGCAGCCATTATTTTTGGTTTTTTAGCTTCTCTTGCTTTTAAACCAAAAGGATAA
- the spoVAD gene encoding stage V sporulation protein AD, translating into MLTGNQSWIFESKPVITSTGTVGGPFEANGAIPEAFDLLHDDLWIGEKSYEKAQSILIEGAVTTALKKGSIKKEDVNFMLAGDLVNQLTPSSFAGRSLTIPYLGMFGACSTSMEGLAIGSLIMEAKGAHHIVSVASSHNAATEKQFRYPTEYGGQKPPTAQWTTTAAGACVLSKTGEGPRVTGATIGKIVDMGLSDPFNMGGAMAPAAADTIEKHFKDFNRGPDDYDLIVTGDLGQIGLPICRELLKQKGYELGHEVFQDCGLMLYKESQPVLAGASGPGCSAVVTYGHLLEKIKKGEMKRLLVVATGALLSPLSFQQKESIPCIAHAVVIEANGGVS; encoded by the coding sequence ATGCTAACCGGGAATCAAAGTTGGATATTTGAAAGCAAACCAGTTATCACATCTACAGGCACTGTTGGAGGTCCGTTTGAAGCAAATGGAGCTATACCGGAAGCTTTTGACTTGCTTCATGATGACTTGTGGATCGGAGAAAAGTCTTATGAAAAGGCGCAATCAATTCTAATTGAAGGTGCTGTAACAACGGCCTTAAAAAAAGGATCAATAAAAAAAGAAGATGTGAACTTCATGCTTGCTGGAGATTTAGTGAATCAGCTTACACCTTCTAGTTTTGCTGGTCGCTCACTCACGATTCCATACTTAGGAATGTTTGGCGCTTGTTCAACTTCGATGGAAGGATTAGCGATTGGGTCGCTTATTATGGAAGCGAAAGGGGCTCATCATATTGTTAGTGTCGCTTCATCACATAATGCAGCTACTGAAAAACAATTTCGTTATCCGACTGAATACGGTGGACAAAAACCACCGACTGCGCAATGGACCACTACAGCAGCAGGCGCTTGCGTTTTATCAAAAACAGGAGAAGGACCTCGTGTGACTGGGGCCACAATCGGTAAAATTGTGGATATGGGACTATCGGATCCTTTTAATATGGGTGGAGCAATGGCTCCAGCGGCAGCGGACACGATTGAAAAGCATTTCAAAGATTTTAATCGAGGACCGGATGATTATGATTTAATTGTTACTGGTGATTTAGGTCAGATTGGCTTGCCGATATGCCGTGAATTATTAAAGCAAAAAGGGTATGAATTAGGCCATGAAGTGTTTCAAGATTGTGGTTTAATGCTGTATAAAGAAAGTCAGCCTGTATTGGCGGGAGCAAGTGGACCAGGGTGTTCTGCGGTTGTTACTTATGGGCATTTGCTTGAAAAAATAAAAAAAGGTGAAATGAAACGATTACTTGTCGTTGCAACAGGAGCCCTACTCTCACCATTATCTTTTCAGCAAAAAGAATCGATACCTTGTATTGCTCATGCTGTAGTGATTGAAGCGAATGGAGGCGTATCATGA
- the spoVAC gene encoding stage V sporulation protein AC — protein MAKKQPTAAQKDYQNLASTYEKKRPVLKNCLYAFVIGGLVCTLGQCLNVFFYTYFDFTEKTAGNPTVAVLIFIATLFTGLGFYDRIAQVAGAGTAVPVTGFANSIASAAIEHRTEGYVLGVGGNMFKLAGSVIVFGTVAAFIIALVKTLLIKAGVI, from the coding sequence ATGGCAAAGAAACAGCCGACAGCTGCTCAAAAAGACTATCAGAACCTTGCTAGTACATACGAAAAAAAGCGTCCCGTTCTGAAAAATTGTCTATATGCTTTTGTTATTGGAGGACTCGTATGTACATTGGGTCAATGTTTAAACGTCTTTTTTTACACGTATTTTGATTTTACTGAGAAAACAGCTGGAAATCCTACTGTGGCAGTTTTAATTTTTATTGCAACACTTTTTACAGGGCTTGGTTTTTATGATCGAATTGCACAAGTTGCCGGTGCAGGCACCGCTGTCCCAGTTACTGGATTTGCAAATTCGATTGCATCGGCAGCAATTGAGCATCGTACAGAAGGTTATGTGTTAGGAGTCGGCGGTAATATGTTTAAGCTCGCTGGTTCTGTCATTGTATTTGGGACTGTCGCTGCTTTTATTATTGCACTGGTGAAAACTTTGTTGATAAAGGCAGGTGTAATTTAA
- a CDS encoding DUF421 domain-containing protein: MQSYISLTTELVIGFFALLVLSKVLGKNQITQLTPFDFISALVVGELLGNAIYDNEVGLHYVLYAIFVWGALIYSIEMITQKFRRTRGILEGTPSIVVAKGRIQFNELKKNKLDLNQLQHLLREKGVFTIREVEYGILETNGSVNIQKKQRYATPKNQDLSIHLKEQPLPIPLIMDGEIIKQSLEEIGKTEAWLFEQLETRGISSHQSILYGEWMDGFPLFLQTYREE; the protein is encoded by the coding sequence ATGCAGAGTTACATTTCGCTAACCACGGAACTTGTTATTGGTTTTTTTGCCTTATTGGTGTTATCAAAAGTCCTGGGTAAAAACCAAATTACTCAATTAACACCGTTTGATTTCATTTCCGCTCTTGTCGTTGGGGAATTGCTTGGAAACGCAATTTATGATAATGAAGTGGGCTTGCATTATGTACTTTATGCAATATTTGTTTGGGGCGCCCTTATATATAGCATTGAAATGATTACACAAAAGTTTAGACGAACACGCGGAATCTTAGAGGGAACTCCCTCCATTGTTGTGGCAAAAGGACGTATTCAATTTAATGAATTAAAAAAGAATAAACTTGATTTGAACCAACTTCAGCATCTATTACGAGAAAAAGGTGTCTTTACGATTAGAGAAGTCGAATATGGAATTTTGGAAACGAATGGTTCCGTTAATATTCAAAAAAAACAACGTTATGCGACACCTAAAAACCAAGATTTATCAATACATTTAAAAGAACAACCGCTACCTATTCCTTTAATTATGGATGGAGAAATTATCAAACAATCACTTGAAGAAATTGGAAAAACAGAAGCATGGCTATTTGAACAGTTAGAGACTCGTGGAATATCATCACACCAATCCATCCTATATGGAGAATGGATGGATGGTTTCCCTCTCTTTTTACAAACATACAGGGAAGAATAA
- a CDS encoding phasin family protein — MAMKDVLNNVYSLGVGAASASKEQIEKTVNDLVQRGEVKRSESNQLVDDLMEKGQKAQQEIESMVNERIKQFLVSMDVPTKAEVEALKARIAVLEKTISEQELSKTE; from the coding sequence ATGGCAATGAAAGATGTATTAAACAACGTATACTCACTTGGAGTCGGTGCTGCTTCTGCAAGCAAAGAACAAATTGAAAAGACAGTTAATGACTTGGTACAACGAGGTGAAGTAAAACGTTCTGAATCCAACCAACTTGTTGATGACTTAATGGAAAAAGGTCAAAAAGCGCAGCAAGAAATTGAATCGATGGTTAATGAACGGATTAAACAATTTCTTGTTTCGATGGATGTTCCTACTAAAGCGGAAGTCGAGGCATTAAAAGCACGAATTGCAGTATTAGAAAAAACAATTAGCGAGCAAGAATTGTCAAAAACAGAGTGA